A window of Pararhodobacter sp. genomic DNA:
GCGTTCAACAATGGGCACCGAGTCCGAGGATGATTTCGACAACCTGTTCGAAGACCTCGACCTGACGTCCACCAAACTTGGCCGCACCGAAGAGGCGAAAAATACCTTGATCGCCAAGGTTCTGACCCATCTGGACGAGATCGATTTCCAGCTGGATCAGGCCGACAGCGACGTTCTTGGCGACGCCTACGAATATTTGATCGGGCAGTTCGCCAGCGGGGCGGGCAAGAAGGCGGGCGAGTTCTACACCCCGCAGCAGGTCTCAACGATCCTTGCCCGCATCGTCACCACCGGCAAGACGCGGCTGAAGTCGGTCTATGATCCGGCCTGTGGGTCGGGTTCCCTGTTGCTTCGCGTGGCGAAGGAAGCGGACGTGTCCGAGTTCTTCGGGCAGGAAATGAACCGCACGACTTACAACCTTGCTCGTATGAACATGATCCTGCACGGGGTGCACTACCGCAACTTCGATCTGAAGCAGGAAGACACGCTGGAACACCCCCAGCATGACGGCATGCGGTTCGAGGCGGTGGTGGCCAACCCGCCGTTCAGCGCCAACTGGTCGTCCAACCCCCTGCTGCTGTCGGATGACCGGTTCAGCCAATATGGTAAGCTGGCCCCGGCATCGAAGGCCGACTTTGCCTTTGTCCAGCATATGCTGCATCATCTGGACGACAACGGAACCATGGCGGTGATCCTGCCGCATGGTGCCCTTTTCCGTGGCGGGGCCGAAGGGCATATCCGGCAATACCTGATCAAGGATCGCAACTGGCTGGATGCTGTCATCGGCCTGCCTGCAAACATTTTTTATGGTACCGGCATTCCGACCTGCATTCTGGTGTTCAAGAAATGCCGCGAAACAGAAGATGTGCTGTTTGTTGATGCCTCGACCTGCTTCGAAAAGGCGACAAACCAGAACTTCCTTCGTTCGGCCGATGTCGACCGCATCGTTGAAACCTTCCGCAACCGCGTTGAGGTCGAACGATTCAGTCATCGCGCAACCTTGGGTGAAATCGCCGAGAATGACTTCAACCTGAACATCCCCCGTTATGTGGATACGTTCGAAGCGGACGCGGAAATCGACTTGGCTGCTGTCGCGGCTGAGATCCGCGCGATTGAAGGCAATATGGCTGCCCTCGACAAATCTATCCGTGACTTCTGCGCAGAGCTGGGTCTGGAGGCGCCGGTATGATCCCTGCCGCCCCAAAGCTTCGGTTTCCCGAGTTCAAGGATCCTTGGAAACCGGGTCATGCTGGCGACGCCTTCATGAACAGCCGCGCGAAGGGTGCTGCTGGCCTTCCCATCTATTCGGTGACGATGGATCGCGGGCTTGTGCGGCGCGACAGCATGGACAGGCAGATGGCGGCTGACGCAGCTGACAACCAAAATTTGCGGGCACAGCGGGGCGATGTCGTCTACAACATGATGCGCATGTGGCAAGGCGCGGTTGGGCTCGCACATGAAGAATGCATGGTCAGCCCAGCCTATGTCGTCCTATCCCCACGGGAGAGTACTTCGCCGCAGTTCTTTGACCAGTGGTTCAAAGCGAAGCGGATGCTTCACCTCCTTGGTGCTTATTCGCACGGGATCACCAGCGACCGGTTGCGCCTTTATGCCGATGACTTTGCCCGCATACCTCTGCATATGCCCACCCTCCCTGAACAGCAGAAAATCGCCGCGTTTCTGAGGATGGTGGATGCCAAGCTCGTCCAGCTGACGGCAAAGCGTGCGGCGCTGGCGCGGTTCAAGGCAGGGCTGATGCAAAAGCTGTTCAGCCAGCAGCTTCGGTTTACGCGAGACGATGGGAAGGCTTTTCCGGAATGGGATGTAAGAGACCTAGGCGATATCGCGTCACGCAGTGCGAAAAAAAACAAAGACTTGTCCCACACGCGCGTTTTGACCAACTCCGCCGTCCACGGCGTCATTGATCAGCGTGATTTTTTCGACAAGGACATCGCAAACTCGGAAAACCTTGACGGATACTATATCGTGAAGAAAGGCGACTTCGTATACAATCCTCGGATCTCTGTCAGCGCGCCTGTCGGCCCCATAAAGCGAAATGATTTAGGCGACGGCGTCATGTCGCCACTCTATACCGTTTTTCGATTTCATGATGAGAATACTGACTTCTTTGCCCAATACTTCCAAACATCGCTTTGGCATGACTACATGAAAAGTGTTGCAAATTACGGTGCCCGCCACGACCGCATGGCAATTACGATTGTTGATCTCATGGCTCTTCCATTGCCATTTCCGCATCCAGACGAGCAACAGAAGATTGCCAACGCGATTTCCGCGATGGACTCCAAAATTCGGGCGGTGGTCGGTCAAGTTACCAAGCTCGAGGCTTTCAAAAAGGGTCTGTTGCAGCAGATGTTCGTGTAGGGGGTGGGTATGACCGGCGAAGTGATCCTGTATCAGACCGAAGATGGTGCCGCGCAGATCAGCTTGCGGGCGATGGACGGAACCGTCTGGTTGACCCAGACGGAAATGGCCGCTCTGTTCGACACATCGAAGCAGAACGTCAGCCTGCACCTGCGGAACATCTTTGC
This region includes:
- a CDS encoding type I restriction-modification system subunit M — translated: MTEEQKKKLEQKLWDIANTLRGKMNADEFRDYILGFIFYKYLSERMHLYANDVLKQDGIDYLSVNEAASEGREILDAVKEASVDALGYFLRPSELFSQIAKRGSKSGQFILADLTKILNNIQRSTMGTESEDDFDNLFEDLDLTSTKLGRTEEAKNTLIAKVLTHLDEIDFQLDQADSDVLGDAYEYLIGQFASGAGKKAGEFYTPQQVSTILARIVTTGKTRLKSVYDPACGSGSLLLRVAKEADVSEFFGQEMNRTTYNLARMNMILHGVHYRNFDLKQEDTLEHPQHDGMRFEAVVANPPFSANWSSNPLLLSDDRFSQYGKLAPASKADFAFVQHMLHHLDDNGTMAVILPHGALFRGGAEGHIRQYLIKDRNWLDAVIGLPANIFYGTGIPTCILVFKKCRETEDVLFVDASTCFEKATNQNFLRSADVDRIVETFRNRVEVERFSHRATLGEIAENDFNLNIPRYVDTFEADAEIDLAAVAAEIRAIEGNMAALDKSIRDFCAELGLEAPV
- a CDS encoding restriction endonuclease subunit S, coding for MIPAAPKLRFPEFKDPWKPGHAGDAFMNSRAKGAAGLPIYSVTMDRGLVRRDSMDRQMAADAADNQNLRAQRGDVVYNMMRMWQGAVGLAHEECMVSPAYVVLSPRESTSPQFFDQWFKAKRMLHLLGAYSHGITSDRLRLYADDFARIPLHMPTLPEQQKIAAFLRMVDAKLVQLTAKRAALARFKAGLMQKLFSQQLRFTRDDGKAFPEWDVRDLGDIASRSAKKNKDLSHTRVLTNSAVHGVIDQRDFFDKDIANSENLDGYYIVKKGDFVYNPRISVSAPVGPIKRNDLGDGVMSPLYTVFRFHDENTDFFAQYFQTSLWHDYMKSVANYGARHDRMAITIVDLMALPLPFPHPDEQQKIANAISAMDSKIRAVVGQVTKLEAFKKGLLQQMFV